From the Candidatus Binatia bacterium genome, one window contains:
- a CDS encoding DUF2905 domain-containing protein, translated as MPELGRFFILVGVMLVLLGLVLTLAGKVPWLGRLPGDIFYKTDHVTIYFPIMTSLLISIILTLILYLFRR; from the coding sequence GTGCCGGAACTTGGTCGATTTTTCATTCTCGTTGGTGTGATGCTCGTGCTTTTGGGGCTTGTGCTCACCCTGGCCGGGAAGGTACCGTGGCTCGGCCGGCTCCCAGGCGACATCTTTTACAAGACGGACCATGTAACGATCTACTTCCCCATCATGACGAGCCTGCTTATCAGCATCATCCTAACCTTGATCCTGTACCTCTTTCGTCGCTGA
- a CDS encoding MBL fold metallo-hydrolase: protein MGVVEVLFLGAGDAFCSGGQHQAGYLVTSRRGVLLLDCGATTLASLKRHEANIAAIDDVFLSHLHGDHFGGLPFLFLEWIYQSPRQRPLNVVGPPGTAERVTTLFRMLYRDVGSRPLPFELCFREVQPGEEVTLSSGTLLPFRVPHQQEEVSLGVQVTVEGRRVVYSGDTGWTDDLIHHSSGADLFICECSFFDTLVSNHLAYRTLEQARGRFRCQRLVLTHLGREVLARRNEVTLELAYDGLLVQM, encoded by the coding sequence ATGGGCGTCGTGGAAGTCTTGTTTCTCGGGGCCGGTGATGCCTTTTGTTCGGGCGGCCAACATCAGGCCGGCTACTTGGTGACCAGTCGCAGGGGCGTGCTCCTGCTCGACTGTGGCGCCACCACCCTTGCGTCCTTGAAGCGCCACGAGGCGAACATTGCCGCAATTGATGACGTGTTCCTTAGTCATTTGCACGGCGATCACTTTGGTGGCCTCCCGTTTCTCTTCTTGGAGTGGATTTACCAGAGCCCTCGCCAGCGGCCATTGAACGTGGTTGGGCCGCCAGGAACGGCCGAGCGCGTTACCACGTTGTTTCGAATGCTCTACCGCGATGTCGGGAGCCGCCCTCTTCCCTTTGAACTGTGCTTCCGCGAGGTGCAACCTGGAGAAGAGGTCACGCTAAGTAGCGGCACGCTCCTGCCGTTCCGCGTGCCGCACCAGCAGGAAGAAGTTTCGTTAGGGGTACAGGTCACTGTCGAGGGAAGACGCGTTGTCTACTCGGGCGACACGGGTTGGACGGACGACCTCATCCACCACTCCAGCGGTGCTGACCTCTTTATTTGCGAGTGTTCGTTTTTCGATACGCTGGTGTCGAATCACTTGGCTTATCGTACGCTGGAGCAGGCGCGAGGGCGCTTTCGTTGCCAGCGATTGGTTCTCACGCACCTCGGACGCGAGGTGCTGGCACGGCGCAACGAGGTGACGCTCGAGTTGGCCTACGACGGTCTCCTTGTGCAAATGTGA
- the ruvB gene encoding Holliday junction branch migration DNA helicase RuvB, whose amino-acid sequence MSEFHASARPTVPKDTAPGTRAPVLQATPGDDDLLLEANLRPQRLSEYIGQEAVKANLRVAIEAAKQRGESLEHVLLSGPPGLGKTSLAHIVAREMGVNIHTTSGPVIERPGDLAAILTNLQAGDVLFIDEIHRLSRVVEEILYPAMEDYKIDVLIGQGPSARSLRLDLQRFTLIGATTRAGLLTSPLRDRFGVSLRLDFYTPQELCEIVYRAAHILAVPIDPSGAEEIARRSRGTPRIANRLLRRVRDFAQVRAGGKITGTVADEALRLLGVDEFGFDAMDRTLLATIIDKFDGGPVGLGTLSAAVGEEQGTIEDVYEPFLIQQGYLARTPRGRVATRLAYEALGRTPPSHTRQADLFAKLPKR is encoded by the coding sequence CGGGCGATGATGACTTGCTCCTCGAGGCCAACCTGCGTCCCCAGCGGCTTAGCGAATACATTGGCCAAGAGGCGGTGAAGGCAAATCTGCGGGTCGCGATCGAGGCGGCCAAGCAACGAGGCGAGAGCCTAGAACATGTGCTGCTTTCGGGGCCCCCGGGGTTAGGGAAAACTTCCCTTGCCCATATTGTTGCCCGCGAGATGGGGGTGAACATCCACACAACCTCAGGCCCGGTGATCGAACGCCCCGGAGATCTCGCGGCCATCCTGACGAACTTGCAAGCGGGCGACGTGTTGTTCATCGACGAGATCCACCGTCTGAGTCGAGTGGTCGAGGAAATTTTGTACCCGGCAATGGAGGACTACAAAATCGATGTGCTGATCGGACAGGGGCCGAGCGCGCGCTCCCTCCGCCTCGACTTGCAACGCTTCACGCTCATTGGCGCTACCACGCGCGCAGGCTTGCTCACCTCACCGCTGCGCGACCGCTTTGGCGTGAGCTTACGCCTCGACTTTTACACCCCCCAGGAGCTTTGCGAAATCGTTTACCGTGCCGCCCACATTCTCGCCGTTCCCATCGATCCATCGGGAGCAGAGGAAATCGCACGCCGCTCCCGCGGTACGCCGCGCATCGCCAACCGCTTGCTTCGCCGCGTGCGCGACTTCGCCCAGGTGCGGGCCGGCGGCAAGATCACGGGCACGGTGGCCGACGAAGCCTTGCGGCTCCTGGGGGTTGACGAGTTCGGCTTTGACGCCATGGATCGCACCCTGCTCGCCACGATCATCGACAAGTTCGATGGCGGCCCAGTCGGCTTGGGCACGCTTTCCGCAGCAGTCGGTGAAGAGCAGGGGACCATCGAAGACGTGTACGAGCCGTTCCTCATCCAACAGGGCTACCTGGCTCGCACCCCGCGTGGCCGTGTGGCGACACGCCTCGCTTACGAAGCCCTAGGCCGCACCCCACCCTCGCACACACGCCAAGCGGATCTGTTCGCTAAATTACCGAAGCGGTAG